CAGCATATGTATGCTTGCAAAGGGAATCTTTCCGTATCGAATCTGGCGGATAAGGTTAATTTCAGCGAAAGGCACTTAAGAAGGGTTTTCGACAGGGAGCTTGGATTGAGCCCGAAGGAGATGCTGGGAATCGTACGGTTTCAAAGTATTCTGCAGGAGTTTTACAGGGGGGACTATTCCAGCTTGACGGATCTTGCGCTGAAATACGGTTACTACGATCAGTCTCATTTTTCCAATACCTTTGCGCATTATTATGGGCTGCCTTTTAAACGACTGACTAAAAGGGGATGAGGAAGTCCGTTTTTTACTATTTTGACAACCGATGCAATCGATACAATGGAGGTGAAAAATAAATCACTATGATGGGAGCTGCGAAGCATGTCGGTTAAGTTAAAAAGAGTCGCGATTTTCGTGGGACAGATGAAAAGGGCTTTGGATTTCTATCGTATGTTGGGATTGGAAATACCGGAAAACGCCGACGAAGAACATCACGTGGAGGTGGAGCAAAACGGACTTCGCTTGGCTTTCGGCACATGGGAATCGGCGAAAGTCGTTTTTGACGGCCTGGAAGAGCCTGTCGGAAATCGGATCGAACTCGCATTTCAGTTCGACAGTCGCGAAGTGCTGGACGAACTGTACCGCCAATTGACGGCGGATGGATATACCGGATGTCGCGGGCCGCGGGATACGCCTTGGGGGGAGCGTTACGCGATTGTAAAGGATCCCGATGGCAATTTAATTAGTCTTGTCGCTTAAGAGTAGGGAACGTAAGTAGCCTGTAATAAAGCAGACATACGCGGGCTAGAGGCAAGATGACCTCCGGAGGCACGCATCCCCTCCGAAGTCATCGCTCCAAAAAACAGCATGCCCGGCATGTGATTTATCGCC
The window above is part of the Paenibacillus hamazuiensis genome. Proteins encoded here:
- a CDS encoding VOC family protein, with the translated sequence MSVKLKRVAIFVGQMKRALDFYRMLGLEIPENADEEHHVEVEQNGLRLAFGTWESAKVVFDGLEEPVGNRIELAFQFDSREVLDELYRQLTADGYTGCRGPRDTPWGERYAIVKDPDGNLISLVA